The following coding sequences are from one Plasmodium gaboni strain SY75 chromosome 10, whole genome shotgun sequence window:
- a CDS encoding hypothetical protein (conserved Plasmodium protein, unknown function), with translation MENSIRHSVDIKSEDFVVIIALQNLQTFIMIGYTAVNKIHLTFDVAYLWALCLGTLLFIYSLISFVVIRTFVLSKIDIGKYVLEILFFISIIVTCTLSLIIDSFKIANMQLLFFSFALTGYAYYNLITLFFFSVAAGILIQYNLNIGSFGADIDALFFVDLLSYILQIVGGNILYFRVYELCCLLVISKKNPCKYVVASKKVKNLEKQIFSSLINSYICFKSKTYSHLPYPNDSKNNNNLSIVTYEKKKHGVLHNKYSHGNKNSHFSSDMNTTTYYNTNNKNKAHFNSKCTTPYNISSNNSNSNSNNWGSKIQTHNIDKKKISQNEKDTNEYFHLTSSKKKKKKKKKKISNIVQKKNSNTVNMNISQNDYFIFPFNEGNYKQMETGDDTSTLEQHNDNTNKNEHNIGQRKDNESHVIINISNNNNKNNDNIYSSRSNSIYCNKNEYPTDNLSHTNYSKVNSKSDTIDIANQNIEKEPTKLKNIKNTNHLIKNEEQNSLITNIYKNTLEIKDKEEDTHIIDYYKNNINSNSNIHITENKMNKIRNCLLIKCYIDNKNKQAIENNEMDNNNLLSNEEKYKIKNNTEKVSQIEKQNQYNFEDDNNIYNNCKLLTCNYNILNKTCNLYASKILSQNDITLYEDIIMQNEITNEPIKDISTKQKKKKKNCNVYPINEMNKKDKNNNHIYNNNNNNNNNNNNNGDDSFIHGEYKNIVSNTYVEDQHYTTFMTEDLNTYDSDDSIKLKNIEIDKNMLISDESELCEIKKKVLGKKYEEEKNNNNNKDNDTNDNKNSIIFKKSKSAICIGDTKINKTSHINFLNSKNSSNHKYFSNNKYFSNNKYFSNNKYFSNNKCLQNNKYLTSSKNFSNNNSNSVTSKTFLSNYIQKTSNMDIKNSYNTASYSNINKRINMNTRQTYDILDKIIELDISNQTKKKQKKHKRKDLSLYPNKKKIYFSSKKNGAKYKFLFMNNPKVQMLFMSLPKCLHNFFDVSKKVLFDLKKKKILMQNATWKSKIFIPERNPLGIFKNPKLEKWYISWMDEFNKNIICKTYYIHIYLIVYIILLDLLTTYKLYTSNWIRNPLGFQTYVPFFLIKSLINIIIYIFYIFISYKNINQSFYDIKKYYFSTLSLCLCKLILSLLDIYIAISSLDYFKSPYYVYVYIHMLIIQTSILLIVRYPTHYLLFFLYIISFTSLYWSFSIHKAFMEFLFIIACISFTIIYSYILCSRTLEINRRNLFSKYELPYLLYLKEIVHCLKKNQNKKYM, from the coding sequence ATGGAGAATTCAATTAGACATTCGGTAGATATAAAGTCAGAAGATTTTGTAGTTATAATTGCCCTTCAGAATTTACAAacttttattatgattGGATATACAGCagtaaataaaatacatttaACATTCGATGTTGCATATTTATGGGCATTATGTCTTGGgacattattatttatatattctttgATTAGCTTTGTTGTAATAAGAACTTTTGTTTTATCAAAAATTGATATTGGAAAATATGTTTTagaaattttattttttataagtatTATAGTTACCTGTACCTTATCTTTAATTATTgattcttttaaaatagCTAATATgcaattattatttttctcCTTTGCTCTTACTGGGTATGCTTACTATAATTTAATAACcttgtttttttttagtgTAGCTGCAGGAATATTAATacaatataatttaaatatagGATCATTTGGAGCTGATATCGATGCTTTGTTTTTTGTTGATCTCTTatcttatattttacaaatTGTTGGAGGTAATATCTTATATTTCCGTGTGTATGAATTATGTTGTCTTTTAGTcatatcaaaaaaaaaccCTTGTAAATATGTTGTTGCTTCAAAAAAAGTCAAGAACTtagaaaaacaaatattttcCTCATTAATcaattcatatatatgttttaaatCCAAAACATATTCACACTTACCATATCCTAATGATtctaaaaataataataactTATCTATTGTAACCtatgaaaaaaagaaacatgGCGTActacataataaatattcacATGGTAATAAAAATAGCCATTTTTCTAGTGACATGAATACTACAACGTATTAcaatacaaataataaaaacaaagCACATTTTAATTCAAAATGTACAACACCCTATAACATATCATctaataatagtaatagtaatagtaaCAATTGGGGGTCAAAAATTCAGACACACAATAtagacaaaaaaaaaatatccCAAAACGAAAAGGACACAAATGAATATTTCCATTTGACTAGctcaaaaaaaaaaaaaaaaaaaaaaaaaaaaaaaatttccAATATtgttcaaaaaaaaaatagtaatactgtaaatatgaatatttctcaaaatgattattttatatttccatTTAATGAAGGTAACTATAAGCAAATGGAAACAGGAGATGATACATCAACATTAGAACAACATAAtgataatacaaataaaaatgagCATAATATTGGACAACGAAAGGATAATGAATCACACGTTATAATTAATATctcaaataataataataaaaataatgataatatttatagTAGTAGAAGTAATAGTATTTattgtaataaaaatgaatatcCTACTGATAATCTCAGCCATACTAATTATTCAAAAGTGAACTCAAAATCAGATACAATTGATATAGCAAATcaaaatatagaaaaagaaccaacaaaattgaaaaatattaaaaatacaaatcatttaattaaaaatgaagaacAAAACTCTCttattacaaatatatacaaaaatacATTGGAAATAAAAGACAAAGAAGAAGATACACATATAATAGACTATTACaagaataatattaatagtaatagtaatatacatataacagaaaataaaatgaataaaataagaaacTGCTTACTCATAAAATGCtatattgataataaaaataaacaagcaattgaaaataatgaaatggataataataatttactatcaaatgaagaaaaatataaaataaaaaacaataCAGAAAAGGTAAGTCAAATAGAAAAACAAAATcaatataattttgaagatgataataatatatataataattgtaaattattaacatgtaattataatatattaaataaaacatgTAATTTATATGCTTCTAAAATACTTTCACAAAATGATATTACTTTGTATGAAGATATCATTATGCAAAATGAAATAACAAATGAACctataaaagatatatcaacaaaacaaaaaaaaaaaaaaaaaaattgcAATGTATATCCCATAAATGAAATGAACAAAAaggataaaaataataatcatatatataataataacaataataataataataataataataataatggtGATGATAGTTTTATTCATGGTgaatacaaaaatattgtaTCCAACACATATGTAGAAGATCAACATTATACAACCTTCATGACAGAAGATTTAAATACATACGATTCAGACGATTcaataaaattaaaaaatatagaaattgataaaaatatgttgATATCAGATGAAAGTGAATTATGcgaaattaaaaaaaaagtcttaggaaaaaaatatgaagaagaaaaaaataacaataacAATAAAGATAACGATACAAATgacaataaaaatagtatAATTTTCAAGAAATCAAAAAGTGCTATATGCATAGGAgatacaaaaataaataaaacaagtcatattaattttttaaatagTAAAAACTCGTCaaatcataaatatttttcaaataacaaatatttttcaaataacaaatatttctcaaataataaatatttctcaaataataaatgtcttcaaaataataaatatctTACAAGTAGCAAaaatttttcaaataataatagtaacAGTGTTACATCAAAAACATTCTTAagtaattatatacaaaaaacATCGAATATGgatattaaaaattcatataatacAGCATCTTATagtaatataaacaaaagAATTAATATGAATACAAGACAAACATATGATATTTTAGATAAAATTATAGAATTAGATATTAGTAATcaaaccaaaaaaaaacaaaaaaaacataaaagAAAAGATTTGTCTTTATATccaaataaaaaaaaaatatatttctcatcaaaaaaaaatggtgctaaatataaattcttATTTATGAATAACCCTAAAGTACAAATGTTATTTATGTCCTTACCAAAATGTTTACATAATTTCTTTGATGTATCCAAAAAAGTACTTTttgatttaaaaaaaaaaaaaatactcATGCAAAATGCAACTTGGAAAAGTAAAATATTCATACCTGAAAGAAACCCATTAggaatatttaaaaatcCAAAATTAGAAAAATGGTATATATCATGGATGGatgaatttaataaaaatattatatgcaaaacatattatatacatatatacttaatcgtatatataattctatTAGATTTATTAacaacatataaattatatacatcTAACTGGATACGTAATCCATTAGGCTTTCAAACTTATGTAccattttttcttataaaatcactaataaatattatcatatatatattttatatatttatatcatataaaaatataaatcaatcattttatgatattaaaaaatattacttTTCCACACTTTCATTATGCCTATGCAAACTTATTTTAAGCttattagatatatatattgcTATCTCTTCATTAGATTATTTTAAAAGCCCatattatgtttatgtatatatacatatgttaataattcaaacatccatattattaatagtaAGATATCCAACACACtatttattgttttttctatatattatatcattcACATCTTTATATTGGTCTTTCTCAATCCACAAAGCATTTATGGAAttcctttttataatcGCTTGTATATCATTTACAATTATATACTCTTATATTCTATGCTCAAGAACATTAGAAATTAATAGAAGAAActtattttcaaaatatgAGCTACCctatttattatatcttaAGGAAATTGTACATTGTCTCAAgaaaaatcaaaataaaaaatatatgtga
- a CDS encoding hypothetical protein (conserved Plasmodium protein, unknown function), whose protein sequence is MFLYFLLFLFTLTYINNTLNIKKKAPTLFKFPHFIDSYITYNNSNKRRRIRTFPHFARKETNRHVIYRKRFERDLKHALQSIFYKQGIKLNYKYHIDEDIIEGISVYKVELNADCSVAKVFVEIMGDSIDARQGYIWIKRNTKDIRYKLAQLIKERKRVPFLNFVLCNLSEQTQLLCEMENIKEYYSDLFKDELTNDTEE, encoded by the exons ATGTTCTTATATTtccttctttttttattcacGTTAActtatattaataatacattaaatattaaaaagaaagCACCCACACTCTTTAAATTTCCACATTTTATTGATAgttatataacatataataatagtaataagAGACGACGGATAAGAACTTTTCCTCATTTTGCAAGGAAAGAAACGAATCGTCATGttatttatagaaaaaGGTTTGAGAGAGATTTGAAGCATGCATTACAatctatattttataaacaaggtattaaattaaattataaatatcatatCGATGAAGATATTATTGAGGGAATAAGTGTATATAAGGTTGAATTAAATGCAGATTGTTCTGTAGCTAAAGTTTTTGTTGAAATTATGGGAGATTCCATAGACGCAAGGCAG GGTTATATTTGGATAAAACGAAATACCAAAGATATTCGATACAAATTAGCTCAACTAATTAAAGAGAGAAAAAGAGTTCCTTTTCTCAACTTTGTTTTATGTAACCTAAGTGAACAAACACAATTACTTTGTGAGatggaaaatataaaagaatattattCAGATTTATTTAAGGATGAATTAACAAACGACACAGAAGAATAg
- a CDS encoding hypothetical protein (conserved Plasmodium protein, unknown function) gives MILKNVSIRLASSEFKSLPKPPYGTGVVFHGRMQPVKYAIKFSSYIFIIFSGFMGAMSGNFFYKKYILRKNPPNPLRDPNDLPPERHPHAPEDD, from the exons ATGATATTA AAAAATGTTTCAATTCGTCTAGCATCTAGCGAATTTAAATCACTTCCCAAACCG CCTTATGGTACTGGTGTGGTATTCCATGGAAGAATGCAACCAGTCAAATATGCTATCAAATTTTCAAgttacatttttataattttttctgGTTTTATGGGAGCTATGTCTggaaattttttttacaaaaaatatattctcAGAAAAAATCCCCCCAAC cCTTTAAGAGACCCTAATGACTTACCACCAGAAAGACATCCACATGCTCCTGAGGATGACTGA
- a CDS encoding putative N-acetyltransferase translates to MLSIRKCNIYDLLSMQQCNSINLPENYNLRYYFYHALSWQYLSQIAEDVNGKVCGYSLGKLEEDNEYKGHLTSVAVLKTYRKLKLAFYLILQTHQHLKDIYRADNICLHVRVSNNAALNLYYNLLNYKVNGIETHYYGNKENAYLMEHVFAR, encoded by the coding sequence atgCTATCGATAAGaaaatgtaatatttatgatttGTTATCCATGCAACAATGTAATAGTATAAACTTACCAGAGAATTATAATTTGagatattatttttaccATGCCTTATCATGGCAATATTTAAGTCAAATTGCTGAAGATGTAAATGGAAAAGTTTGTGGATATTCATTAGGTAAGCTTGAAGAAgataatgaatataaagGTCATTTAACTTCAGTTGCAGttttaaaaacatatagaaaattaaaattagctttttatttaatattacaaaCACATCAACatttaaaagatatttaTCGAGCagataatatatgtttacATGTAAGAGTAAGTAATAATGCTGctttaaatttatattataatctATTGAATTATAAGGTTAACGGTATAGAAACGCATTATTATGGAAATAAGGAAAATGCCTATTTAATGGAACACGTTTTTGCaagataa